A stretch of the Nitratifractor salsuginis DSM 16511 genome encodes the following:
- a CDS encoding outer membrane beta-barrel protein — protein sequence MDKLIKAVTAAALLTGGSFLYAGKNVAPAVAPVAAVEEPWGLYAGLGLLGSYFGRDCPCGGGVRIYDHTYGLTGLLGYDFNSFLGIQARLSWAPLESDFMKMGNGGLYLRPRYSLTDRLDVYGLLGYGWSRLSCDCPGHPHHHHNLHGFQWGVGGEYFFDNERIEGKRKGWSIWTDYVNLFHDKTRNNFTDNTWQLGVAYHF from the coding sequence ATGGATAAGCTGATCAAAGCAGTGACCGCCGCGGCCCTGCTGACGGGCGGGAGCTTTCTTTATGCCGGGAAGAATGTTGCGCCGGCCGTGGCACCAGTAGCAGCGGTGGAGGAGCCCTGGGGGCTTTATGCGGGGCTGGGGTTGCTGGGGAGTTATTTCGGTCGGGATTGCCCCTGCGGCGGCGGTGTGAGGATCTATGACCATACCTATGGATTGACCGGATTGCTGGGCTATGATTTTAACTCCTTTCTCGGGATACAGGCCCGCCTCTCCTGGGCTCCTTTGGAGAGTGACTTTATGAAGATGGGCAATGGAGGGCTCTACCTGCGTCCCCGCTACTCCTTGACCGACCGACTTGATGTCTACGGACTGCTGGGGTACGGCTGGAGCCGTTTGAGCTGTGACTGCCCGGGCCATCCTCATCATCATCACAATCTGCACGGATTTCAATGGGGTGTAGGTGGAGAGTATTTCTTCGATAATGAGCGCATCGAGGGCAAACGTAAAGGGTGGTCAATCTGGACCGACTATGTCAACCTCTTTCACGACAAGACCCGCAACAACTTCACCGACAACACTTGGCAATTGGGTGTCGCCTATCACTTCTAG